The following proteins come from a genomic window of Populus alba chromosome 12, ASM523922v2, whole genome shotgun sequence:
- the LOC118044762 gene encoding 28 kDa ribonucleoprotein, chloroplastic, protein MSAASAFTFKPLLMAETCLCSLPSTFTSKPPLKSLPISQRPSKLQLSYPHSLSTFSLKPKTHFSLTIPFVTQTSDWAQQEEEDNTTITLTESEQEEQGESNWVNEESNDFEGRVSDWEAEGEDAAATEAIRGEGESGDEEGFVEPPEEAKIFVGNLPYDVDSEKLAMLFEQAGTVEIAEVIYNRETDTSRGFGFVTMSTVEESEKAVEMLHRYDLDGRLLTVNKAAPRGSRPERAPRVSEPGYRIYVGNLPWDVDSGRLEQIFSEHGKVVSARVVFDRETGRSRGFGFVTMSTESELNDAIAALDGQNLDGRPIRVNVAEERPRRTF, encoded by the exons ATGTCTGCTGCATCTGCTTTCACCTTCAAGCCCCTCTTAATGGCAGAAACATGCCTCTGTTCACTCCCTTCGACTTTCACTTCGAAACCCCCACTTAAATCTCTCCCTATCTCACAAAGACCCAGCAAGCTCCAACTCTCATACCCCCACTCTTTATCAACTTTCTCTCTAAAACCCAAAACCCATTTCTCCTTAACAATCCCGTTTGTAACTCAGACCTCGGATTGGGctcaacaagaagaagaagacaacacCACTATCACTTTAACTGAATCGGAGCAAGAAGAACAAGGAGAATCCAATTGGGTAAATGAAGAAAGTAATGATTTTGAAGGTAGAGTATCTGATTGGGAGGCTGAAGGAGAGGATGCAGCTGCTACCGAAGCTATTAGAGGTGAAGGAGAGAGTGGTGACGAGGAGGGATTTGTAGAGCCACCAGAGGAAGCTAAGATTTTTGTAGGGAACTTGCCTTATGATGTTGACAGTGAGAAGTTGGCTATGTTGTTTGAACAAGCTGGAACTGTTGAGATTGCTGAG GTTATTTACAACAGGGAAACTGATACAAGTCGTGGGTTTGGGTTTGTGACGATGAGTACTGTTGAAGAATCCGAAAAGGCTGTGGAAATGCTTCATCGTTAT GATTTAGATGGAAGGCTTCTGACTGTAAATAAGGCTGCTCCTAGAGGATCAAGGCCTGAGCGTGCTCCTCGTGTGTCTGAACCTGGTTATAGAATCTATGTGGGCAACCTACCATGGGATGTGGATAGTGGTCGCCTGGAGCAAATTTTCAGTGAGCACGGTAAAGTAGTGAGTGCTCGGGTGGTTTTTGACAGGGAGACTGGCCGTTCACGTGGTTTTGGCTTTGTAACTATGTCCACGGAGAGCGAGTTGAATGATGCCATAGCTGCACTTGATGGACAG AATCTGGATGGGAGACCAATCAGGGTAAATGTTGCTGAAGAAAGACCAAGGCGCACCTTTTGA
- the LOC118044763 gene encoding protein-L-isoaspartate O-methyltransferase 1 isoform X1, translated as MPMLLMLMPMSLSLPAGVIAYGFRNCSPPLKRLLAHSNTNNLHHYHHLRRRNNTIPPQLNTLISFNFFPRNLNCLLTGNSLFFSMERFWSGSSINKNKALVEHLQNYGTISSKKVSEVMETIDRALFVPDGTPAYVDSPMAIGYNATISAPHMHATCLQLLEENLKSGMHVLDVGSGTGYLTACFALMVGPQGRAVGVEHIPELADSSIKNIKKSAAAPLLKEGSLSIHVGDGRQGWPEFAPYDAIHVGAAAPEIPQPLLDQLKPGGRMVIPVGNIFQDLKVIDKNEDGSISVRSETSVRYVPLTSKDAQLRGY; from the exons ATGCCCATGCTTCTTATGCTCATGCCTATGTCTCTATCCCTCCCAGCAGGAGTAATAGCGTATGGTTTCCGCAATTGTTCGCCTCCTCTTAAGCGTCTTTTAGCCCACAGCAACACCAACAACCTTCACCATTACCATCATCTTCGCCGTCGTAACAACACTATTCCACCTCAACTCAACACTCtcatctcttttaattttttcccaaGGAACCTTAATTGTCTTCTCACGGGTAATTCTCTCTTTTTCAGTATGGAG CGATTCTGGTCTGGAAGTagcatcaataaaaataaagcattgGTGGAGCATTTGCAGAATTATGGAACGATCAGTTCTAAGAAGGTCTCTGAAGTAATGGAAACAATCGACAGGGCTTTGTTTGTCCCAGATGGTACCCCTGCTTATGTTGACAGTCCCATGGCAATAGGTTACAATGCCACCATTTCTGCTCCTCATATGCATGCAACTTGCCTGCAGTTGTTGGAGGAGAATTTGAAGTCTGGCATGCATGTCCTGGATGTTGGCTCAG GGACTGGGTACCTGACAGCATGCTTTGCTCTGATGGTTGGACCACAAGGTCGTGCTGTTGGTGTAGAACATATTCCAGAGCTGGCTGATTCTTCCATAAAGAATATCAAGAAAAGCGCAGCAGCTCCATTGTTGAAAGAAGGTTCCCTCTCAATTCATGTTGGTG ATGGAAGACAAGGTTGGCCAGAGTTTGCTCCATATGATGCCATTCATGTTGGGGCAGCGGCGCCAGAAATCCCACAGCCACTTCTTGATCAGTTGAAACCTGGTGGCAGGATGGTGATTCCGGTTGGTAACATATTCCAGGATTTGAAGGTGATTGACAAGAATGAGGATGGTTCCATTAGTGTTCGTAGTGAAACTTCTGTCCGTTATGTCCCTTTAACAAGTAAAGATGCCCAATTGCGGGGTTATTAG
- the LOC118044763 gene encoding protein-L-isoaspartate O-methyltransferase 1 isoform X3 — protein sequence METIDRALFVPDGTPAYVDSPMAIGYNATISAPHMHATCLQLLEENLKSGMHVLDVGSGTGYLTACFALMVGPQGRAVGVEHIPELADSSIKNIKKSAAAPLLKEGSLSIHVGDGRQGWPEFAPYDAIHVGAAAPEIPQPLLDQLKPGGRMVIPVGNIFQDLKVIDKNEDGSISVRSETSVRYVPLTSKDAQLRGY from the exons ATGGAAACAATCGACAGGGCTTTGTTTGTCCCAGATGGTACCCCTGCTTATGTTGACAGTCCCATGGCAATAGGTTACAATGCCACCATTTCTGCTCCTCATATGCATGCAACTTGCCTGCAGTTGTTGGAGGAGAATTTGAAGTCTGGCATGCATGTCCTGGATGTTGGCTCAG GGACTGGGTACCTGACAGCATGCTTTGCTCTGATGGTTGGACCACAAGGTCGTGCTGTTGGTGTAGAACATATTCCAGAGCTGGCTGATTCTTCCATAAAGAATATCAAGAAAAGCGCAGCAGCTCCATTGTTGAAAGAAGGTTCCCTCTCAATTCATGTTGGTG ATGGAAGACAAGGTTGGCCAGAGTTTGCTCCATATGATGCCATTCATGTTGGGGCAGCGGCGCCAGAAATCCCACAGCCACTTCTTGATCAGTTGAAACCTGGTGGCAGGATGGTGATTCCGGTTGGTAACATATTCCAGGATTTGAAGGTGATTGACAAGAATGAGGATGGTTCCATTAGTGTTCGTAGTGAAACTTCTGTCCGTTATGTCCCTTTAACAAGTAAAGATGCCCAATTGCGGGGTTATTAG
- the LOC118044763 gene encoding protein-L-isoaspartate O-methyltransferase 1 isoform X2 yields MPMLLMLMPMSLSLPAGVIAYGFRNCSPPLKRLLAHSNTNNLHHYHHLRRRNNTIPPQLNTLISFNFFPRNLNCLLTGNSLFFSMENYGTISSKKVSEVMETIDRALFVPDGTPAYVDSPMAIGYNATISAPHMHATCLQLLEENLKSGMHVLDVGSGTGYLTACFALMVGPQGRAVGVEHIPELADSSIKNIKKSAAAPLLKEGSLSIHVGDGRQGWPEFAPYDAIHVGAAAPEIPQPLLDQLKPGGRMVIPVGNIFQDLKVIDKNEDGSISVRSETSVRYVPLTSKDAQLRGY; encoded by the exons ATGCCCATGCTTCTTATGCTCATGCCTATGTCTCTATCCCTCCCAGCAGGAGTAATAGCGTATGGTTTCCGCAATTGTTCGCCTCCTCTTAAGCGTCTTTTAGCCCACAGCAACACCAACAACCTTCACCATTACCATCATCTTCGCCGTCGTAACAACACTATTCCACCTCAACTCAACACTCtcatctcttttaattttttcccaaGGAACCTTAATTGTCTTCTCACGGGTAATTCTCTCTTTTTCAGTATGGAG AATTATGGAACGATCAGTTCTAAGAAGGTCTCTGAAGTAATGGAAACAATCGACAGGGCTTTGTTTGTCCCAGATGGTACCCCTGCTTATGTTGACAGTCCCATGGCAATAGGTTACAATGCCACCATTTCTGCTCCTCATATGCATGCAACTTGCCTGCAGTTGTTGGAGGAGAATTTGAAGTCTGGCATGCATGTCCTGGATGTTGGCTCAG GGACTGGGTACCTGACAGCATGCTTTGCTCTGATGGTTGGACCACAAGGTCGTGCTGTTGGTGTAGAACATATTCCAGAGCTGGCTGATTCTTCCATAAAGAATATCAAGAAAAGCGCAGCAGCTCCATTGTTGAAAGAAGGTTCCCTCTCAATTCATGTTGGTG ATGGAAGACAAGGTTGGCCAGAGTTTGCTCCATATGATGCCATTCATGTTGGGGCAGCGGCGCCAGAAATCCCACAGCCACTTCTTGATCAGTTGAAACCTGGTGGCAGGATGGTGATTCCGGTTGGTAACATATTCCAGGATTTGAAGGTGATTGACAAGAATGAGGATGGTTCCATTAGTGTTCGTAGTGAAACTTCTGTCCGTTATGTCCCTTTAACAAGTAAAGATGCCCAATTGCGGGGTTATTAG
- the LOC118044761 gene encoding protein SIEVE ELEMENT OCCLUSION B, giving the protein MASNSMQTPAMIQVIPNELWVSLESNDSTMMKAVRASHAPDGRKVDVKPMLRIIDNILLRAAPAIVEGTYEDKGLLDEEISSRSDVDAKLKTLASIIKKVSSELFSHNNLILSGTFKANSNVNQTIIPYGMDCKCTCSGGRDVHATIMMLLNTLSSYSWDAKVVLTVAAFIVNYGHEFLLFTSSEANNSALAQSLAFLKQLRDITDHAKFSKAKIDAITKLIKGIMAVTKYIVELHNLPPESLATDEAPMSNAMAYIPKAAYWTMLSVVICASYIASVSGSEETTELLDLSRLASEGSKILVILKSYKTIYKEYEDEKCKTAYWDLVKTFSSTHSDNMTVLKTLVVAKDGKQHLVGHASKRIHIEELREKHVFLLASGLDISKEEIDIVSKLYQESKSKLGEVQYEVVWIPVVEKTISWDQEKQQKFEQILAMMPWYAMPEPSKIKAEVIKYIKNEWRFENKMTLIPLDRQGKVGSLNALDMLLIRGNKAFSSLYNEKVESIWEAQQTWTLELLLGGIDNNFSLVLDWTKQGTIVCLYGGEDIEWIREFTKATKDAVKNISSGTRVELVYVGKNNAIKEVENIIKIIEEENLSRCWNDLSSIWFFWTRLESMLYLKMQQCKNLKNDRIMQEVTTLLSYDDSDRGWALFCKGSSEMALAQGDVALKSIKEFSERKDADLFQALSNYIKKSQKIQRCSRIILSGDRQEIPSKKLSSDGCECSMEKCFVYRSCADK; this is encoded by the exons ATGGCCTCAAACAGCATGCAGACTCCTGCAATGATCCAAGTGATTCCTAATGAACTTTGGGTCTCCTTGGAATCTAATGATAGCACAATGATGAAGGCGGTCAGGGCAAGCCATGCTCCTGATGGTCGCAAAGTTGATGTCAAGCCCATGCTCCGTATCATCGACAACATTTTGCTTAGGGCTGCTCCTGCCATCGTAGAG GGTACATATGAAGATAAAGGTCTTCTGGACGAGGAAATATCCAGTCGGTCTGATGTGGATGCCAAGCTTAAAACTCTTGcttctattattaaaaaagtctCCTCTGAG CTCTTTTCCCACAACAACTTGATCCTCTCAGGAACATTCAAGGCGAACAGCAATGTCAACCAGACCATTATTCCCTATGGA ATGGATTGCAAGTGTACGTGCTCGGGTGGCAGAGATGTGCATGCAACGATTATGATGTTACTCAACACCCTCTCAAGCTATTCGTGGGATGCCAAAGTAGTGCTAACTGTAGCTGCTTTTATAGTGAACTACGGTCACGAATTCCTTCTATTCACATCATCTGAAGCCAACAATTCAGCACTTGCTCAATCTTTAGCATTCCTTAAGCAACTTCGAGACATCACCGACCATGCTAAGTTCTCAAAAGCTAAAATCGATGCAATTACTAAACTTATCAAGGGCATCATGGCTGTAACCAAGTACATTGTCGAATTGCATAATCTACCCCCTGAGTCCCTTGCAACTGACGAGGCACCAATGTCAAATGCCATGGCTTACATCCCCAAAGCTGCCTACTGGACAATGCTTAGTGTTGTGATCTGTGCCTCGTATATTGCTAGTGTCAGCGG GTCTGAGGAAACCACGGAATTATTGGATCTCTCAAGACTGGCTAGTGAAGGCAGCAAAATACTGGTGATCCTGAAGAGCTACAAAACTATTTACAAGGAGTACGAAG ATGAGAAATGTAAAACAGCTTACTGGGATCTCGTCAAAACTTTCTCCTCAACTCACTCGGACAACATGACGGTTCTCAAAACCTTGGTTGTAGCCAAGGATGGCAAGCAACACCTCGTGGGTCACGCCAGTAAG agaATTCACATTGAGGAATTAAGGGAAAAGCATGTGTTCCTGCTCGCATCTGGCCTTGATATCTCAAAAGAAGAGATTGATATCGTTAGTAAGTTGTACCAAGAGTCTAAATCCAAGCTGGGAGAGGTTCAATATGAAGTAGTGTGGATCCCAGTTGTGGAAAAGACAATCTCTTGGGACCAAGAGAAACAGCAAAAATTTGAGCAGATACTAGCCATGATGCCCTGGTACGCTATGCCTGAACCTTCAAAGATCAAAGCAGAGGTCATCAAGTACATAAAAAATGAGTGGCGTTTCGAGAACAAGATGACTTTGATACCGCTAGATAGACAAGGAAAGGTGGGGTCCTTGAATGCCCTTGACATGCTTCTGATACGGGGAAACAAGGCTTTCTCTTCCCTCTATAATGAAAAAGTGGAATCAATATGGGAGGCTCAACAGACTTGGACGCTTGAGCTACTTCTAGGCGGCATTGATAACAATTTCTCCCTCGTACTCGACTGG ACGAAACAAGGTACGATCGTGTGCTTGTATGGAGGAGAAGATATTGAGTGGATCAGGGAGTTCACGAAAGCAACAAAGGATGCTGTAAAGAACATCAGTTCTGGCACCAGAGTTGAGTTAGTCTATGTGGGCAAGAACAACGCAATCAAGGAAGTggaaaatatcatcaaaatcatTGAAGAGGAGAATCTTAGTCGCTGTTGGAACGACTTATCTTCCATTTGGTTCTTCTGGACCCGATTGGAGAGCATGCTCTACTTGAAAATGCAACAATGCAAGAACTTAAAAAATGACCGTATAATGCAAGAGGTCACAACTTTGCTCAGCTATGATGACAGTGACAGAGGATGGGCTCTATTTTGTAAAGGGTCTTCTGAAATGGCCTTGGCACAGGGAGATGTAGCTCTGAAGAGCATCAAAGAGTTCAGTGAGAGGAAAGATGCTGATCTTTTCCAGGCACTAAGCAATTACATCAAAAAATCACAGAAGATACAGCGTTGCAGCCGCATTATCCTCTCAGGGGACAGGCAGGAAATCCCGAGCAAGAAGCTAAGCTCGGACGGATGTGAGTGTTCCATGGAGAAGTGCTTCGTGTATCGTTCCTGCGCGGATAAATAG
- the LOC140956234 gene encoding uncharacterized protein, with protein MATTSQLQINQSLITSLLSIVATAVTIKLDDTNYLTWHFQMQILLESHGIFGFVDGSRQCPSRFNADSDLEAIETDDYQVWKMHDRALMQLLIAILLSTAISYVIGCVSANDMWIQLKDLFSTVTKARIFQMKSELQNIKKGSEPISHYLQKIKDARDHLSAVGVFFEDDDIVILALNATLEHIQSASPFVSAMLAQNQTFQVKALVLNEGSSPSHSHFQTQGNSSNFPLYHMSSGFSGVFNGHNGGFHSSTGGVNSHSNNRGSYFKGRGRSRGHYQSGPRPHQVPSFSPGILGPGSDLPISQICSKKGYVAADCYQRHNQSPSSTSSIQCQICWKFGHSAIQCYHRGNFSYQGRPPSSNLSAMHAHFPSSDSTEKFWVANTGATTHMTSDLAHLNLATPFTGSETVAAADGSGKFAKLPFPYPAIKSATPLTVIHSDVWGLSPTVSIDGFRYYVSFIDECQYKGYICFSLLTHKCFVTRHVIFDESAFPYTSMPTASSSPSYSSSAKIQLHSSPLVPPSVSLHNVVLPFSAPTDPDFHQKHLCVVLPLSLINLHPMTTRSKNGISKKKAYSTTVQSLNVSLVEPSSFRIASKVAAWQSAMQEEIDALHAQGTWDLVPLPHAKNLVGCKWVYRIKKNVDGSIARHKARLVAKGHHMTQPQGFTSKLYPDFVCRLRKSLYGLKQAPRAWNDRFTSFLPSLGFQASLADPPLFVQHLSIGTVILLLYIDDILLTGSHSSLLTSIIDALTQEFDMKDLGPLTYFLGLIPSPVPLLVFPIIIYSRMMGSLTFIHNSIEVLLELCIKQILRYLRGTIDYGIHFQPDTLNLQAYIDADWAGNPNDHRSVSGFVVYLGSSPISWASKKQHTISRSSAEAEYRALAIAAAELAWLRQLFCDMHVPLPIPLLIHCDNIFAISLASNPIFHSRMKHLQIDYHFVRERVIKGDLLVQHVSSADQFTYILTKGLSSPLFRHHCSNLMLGSSMHTIAGECEDINQQDHDTCHKIIG; from the exons atggcGACGACTTCTCAACTCCAAATCAACCAATCTCTTATAACTTCCTTACTTTCTATAGTTGCTACTGCTGTGACAATTAAGCTTGATGATACCAATTATCTCACCTGGCACTTTCAGATGCAAATTCTTCTTGAAAGTCAtggtatttttggttttgttgatggttcAAGGCAGTGTCCTAGCCGATTCAATGCAGACTCTGATCTTGAGGCAATTGAAACTGATGATTATCAAGTGTGGAAAATGCATGATCGAGCATTAATGCAGTTGCTCATAGCCATTCTTTTATCTACTGCAATTTCATATGTTATTGGATGTGTTAGTGCTAATGATATGTGGATTCAGCTGAAGGATCTATTCTCTACGGTCACTAAAGCACGCATTTTCCAGATGAAAAGTGAGCTTCAGAATATTAAGAAGGGATCAGAACCAATTTCTCACTATCTGCAGAAAATTAAAGATGCAAGAGATCATCTTTCTGCAGTAGGAGTCTTCTTTGAGGATGATGACATTGTGATCCTGGCTCTCAATG CCACTCTTGAGCACATACAGTCTGCATCTCCTTTTGTTTCTGCAATGTTGGCGCAAAATCAAACATTTCAAGTCAAGGCTCTTGTTCTTAATGAGGGATCTTCTCCTTCTCACTCTCATTTTCAAACTCAGGGAAACTCTTCAAACTTCCCCTTATATCACATGTCTTCTGGATTTAGTGGAGTTTTCAATGGTCATAATGGAGGCTTTCACAGCTCCACAGGTGGTGTCAATAGCCACTCTAACAATAGAGGCTCTTACTTTAAAGGACGTGGACGAAGTCGTGGCCATTATCAATCGGGTCCAAGACCTCATCAAGTTCCTTCTTTTAGTCCTGGTATTCTTGGTCCAGGCAGTGATCTTCCCATATCTCAAATTTGCAGCAAGAAAGGCTATGTAGCTGCTGATTGCTATCAACGACATAATCAATCCCCTTCTTCTACCTCTTCAATCCAATGTCAGATTTGTTGGAAATTTGGTCATTCGGCTATCCAGTGCTATCATAGAGGCAACTTTTCTTATCAAGGCAGACCACCTTCCTCTAATCTTAGTGCAATGCATGCACATTTCCCTTCTTCTGATTCTACTGAGAAATTTTGGGTTGCTAATACTGGAGCAACTACTCATATGACTTCTGATTTAGCTCACCTTAATCTAGCCACTCCTTTCACCGGATCAGAAACTGTTGCTGCTGCAGATGGTTCAG GAAAATTTGCCAAACTTCCCTTCCCTTATCCAGCAATCAAATCTGCAACACCTTTAACAGTTATTCATAGTGATGTGTGGGGTCTTTCTCCTACTGTTTCTATTGATGGTTTTCGTTACTATGTTAGCTTCATAGATGAAT GTCAATACAAGggctatatatgtttttctcttcttactCATAAGTGTTTTGTGACTCGTCATGTCATCTTTGATGAGTCTGCATTCCCATACACCTCTATGCCTACAGCTTCATCTTCTCCTTCTTATTCATCCTCTGCTAAAATACAGCTTCATTCATCCCCTCTTGTTCCACCTTCTGTTTCATTACACAATGTTGTTTTGCCT TTCTCTGCCCCTACAGATCCTGATTTTCATCAAAAGCATCTTTGTGTTGTCTTGCCTCTGTCCCTTATAAATCTTCACCCCATGACAACCAGGTCTAAGAATGGTATCTCCAAAAAGAAAGCTTATTCCACTACAGTTCAGTCTCTTAATGTTTCTCTAGTTGAACCAAGCTCCTTCAGGATTGCCTCTAAAGTTGCTGCATGGCAGTCTGCTATGCAAGAAGAAATTGATGCTCTTCATGCCCAGGGAACTTGGGATTTAGTTCCCCTGCCACATGCCAAGAATCTTGTAGGTTGCAAATGGGTTTATCGCATCAAGAAAAATGTAGATGGCTCTATTGCTCGGCATAAGGCACGTCTTGTTGCCAAAG GACACCATATGACTCAGCCTCAAGGTTTTACTAGCAAGCTTTATCCTGACTTTGTTTGCAGACTCCGCAAGTCCttatatgggttaaaacaggctccTCGTGCCTGGAATGACAGGTTTACAAGTTTTCTACCTAGCTTGGGTTTTCAGGCATCTCTTGCTGATCCTCCTTTATTTGTCCAACATTTATCAATTGGCACTGTGATATTACTACTTTATATAGACGATATTCTTCTCACAGGCAGTCATTCATCTCTTCTTACATCAATTATTGATGCCTTAACTCAggagtttgatatgaaggaTTTAGGCCCGTTGACATATTTTTTGGGACT CATTCCAAGTCCTGTGCCACTCCTTGTCTTCCCTATCATCATCTACTCAAGGATGATGGGAAGCCTTACTTTCATCCATAACAGTATAGAAGTATTGTTGGAGCTCTGCA TTAAACAAATCTTAAGATATCTCAGGGGTACTATTGATTATGGCATTCATTTTCAGCCCGACACCCTTAATTTACAAGCATACattgatgctgattgggctggtaATCCTAATGATCATCGTTCTGTTTCTGGCTTTGTTGTTTACTTAGGATCCAGTCCTATTTCCTGGGCTTCTAAGAAGCAACACACTATCTCACGCTCGTCTGCTGAGGCTGAATATAGAGCTCTTGCCATTGCTGCTGCTGAGCTCGCATGGCTTCGTCAACTTTTCTGTGATATGCATGTTCCATTGCCTATTCCTCTTTTAATTCATTGTGATAACATCTTTGCCATTTCTCTCGCTTCCAATCCAATCTTTCATTCCAGGATGAAGCATCTTCAGATTGATTACCACTTTGTTAGAGAGCGTGTTATCAAAGGTGACTTGCTTGTTCAACATGTTTCCTCTGCAGATCAGTTCACATACATCCTCACTAAGGGTCTTTCTTCTCCATTATTTCGTCACCATTGCTCCAATCTTATGCTTGGTTCCTCCATGCATACGATTGCGGGGGAATGTGAAGATATCAATCAACAAGATCATGACACATGTCATAAGATTATAGGATGA